The proteins below come from a single Lates calcarifer isolate ASB-BC8 linkage group LG11, TLL_Latcal_v3, whole genome shotgun sequence genomic window:
- the LOC108879129 gene encoding lipid droplet assembly factor 1, which produces MTTHANQQRQKERPTLVPPSNCIELLLQYIQQGCIIRTGYGACNASNNTSMSDIDGSNNINKPLRVSLLGIQKRKKEEEETEEGVRYGVEMQRNSSVTDFQQLRERWTTLLIRLHDDPKVALMMNTRIGQYLSSHPFLALTVLLFSVMAALPIGLFLTFALVTIIMSVVAFVFFEAFLLFVGGLTLLCVLSGLAFFSLIVSCILNAFYITISNILNHYSPRLTKQGKVRGKESECETSNMKEMQ; this is translated from the exons ATGACGACACACGCAAACCAACAACGGCAGAAAGAGCGCCCGACTCTGGTTCCGCCTAGCAACTGCATCGAATTGCTCTTACAATACATCCAACAAGGATGTATTATAAGAACTGGATACGGCGCCTGTAATGCCTctaataatacatccatgagTGACA TAGATGGCAGTAATAATATCAACAAGCCTTTGAGAGTCTCTCTTCTAGGAATccaaaagaggaagaaggaggaggaagagacagaagaaggaG TGAGGTACGGTGTGGAAATGCAGCGCAACAGCAGTGTGACTGACTTTCAGCAGCTGCGGGAAAGATGGACCACCCTGTTAATCCGCCTTCATGATGACCCAAAG GTAGCACTGATGATGAATACAAGAATCGGGCAGTACCTCAGCAGCCATCCCTTCTTGGCTCTCACCGTGTTGCTGTTCAGCGTAATGGCTGCACTGCCTATTGGACTCTTCCTGACCTTTGCCCTTGTTACCATTATTATGTCGGTAgtagcttttgttttctttgagg CCTTCCTTTTGTTTGTGGGAGggttgactctgctgtgtgtgctcTCCGGCCTCGCCTTCTTCTCCCTCATAGTTTCTTGCATCCTTAATGCTTTTTATATCACCATCTCCAACATCCTCAACCACTATTCCCCACGACTGACAAAG CAAGGGAAAGTCCGGGGGAAGGAGAGTGAGTGTGAAACTTCAAACATGAAGGAAATGCAGtag